A stretch of DNA from Deltaproteobacteria bacterium:
GCGCCACGCTCCCGCGGGGCGTCGCCGACTCGAGCGCCAGGATCACGGTATCAACGGGACAAGAGCCGGGCGATGTCGTTGTAGAAGACGAGCGCCGTCAGGATGAGGATGAGAGCGAGCCCCACCTGGTGGGCGAGCGTGCGCACCTGCGGGGAGATCGGCTTGCGCGTCAGCCCCTCGACGGAGAAGAAGAGCAGGTGCCCGCCGTCGAGGATCGGGATCGGAAGCAGGTTGAGGATTCCGAGGTTGACGCTCAGCAGGCCAAGGAAGTAGGCGAAGGGGGAGATCCCCTGGCGGGCTTGGTCCCCCGCGATCTGCGCGATGAGGATCGGCCCCCCCAGCGTATCGGACGGAAGGACGCGCGTGACGAGCTTCACCACCGTCATCACGGTGAGGTAGATGAGCTTCCCGGTCTCCTGCCCGGCGCGCACGAAGGCCTCCCCCGGCCCGATCCTGCGGTAGACCACCTCCTGCCCCGCGACGATACCGATCTTCGGTTCGGAGACCTTCTCCCCGAACACGGTGTGTCCCTCCCGCATCTCGGGGGCCACGGGGATCGTCGTCTCCGACCCGTCGCGTTTCACCGTGATCCGAAGCGGACTTCCCGAGCTCCCCGTGCGGATCTTCGCCGCGAGATCCTCCCAGGTGGCCACCGCCGCGCCGTCGATCCGGAGCACCACGTCCCCCTTGAGGAGCCCCGCTCGGGACGCCGGCGTGTCGGGCGCGATGTCGCCGATGCGCGTGGTCAGCGACGGGACGCCGCCGAGGAAGACGGCCCAGAAAACGAGGATGGCGAAGACGAGGTTCCCGAGCGGTCCGGCCGCCACGATCGCCATCTTCACCCAGACCGGTTTCCGCTGGAAGGAGCGCGCCAACTGTTCGGGTGGCACCTCTTCCTCCTCGCTCTCCCCGACGAGTTTGACGTAGCCGCCGAGGGGAACCGCGGAGAGCAGGTACTCGGTCTCGCCGCGCTGGAAGCCGGCCAGTTTCGGGCCGAACCCGAACGAGAACTTCGTGACCCCGACCCCGAGCTTCCGCGCCACGATGAAGTGGCCGAACTCGTGGACGAAGATGAGAATGCCGAGGACGACGATGAACGGGACGATCATGGAAAGGAAGTGAATGATGTGGCTCACGATGGTCTGCGTCTCCTGTGACGGGATAGTTGGTTCTGCGCGTCGCGACGGGCCTGCGCGTCGGCGGCGAGCACTTCCTGCAACGTTCTGGCCGTGAACGGAGCCGACCACGCCGACAGCACCCGGTCGACGACGCGTACGATGTCGGTGAACGCGATTTGCCCGGACAGGAACGCCCGGACCGCCTCCTCGTTGGCTCCGCTCAGGACCGCCGGCGCCGAGCCGCCCATCGAAGCGGCGGCGTAGGCGATCCGAAGGGCCGGGAACCGCTTCCGGTCGGGCCGCTCGAAGACCAACCCTTCCATTCGATGCGGCCGCAGGCGGGACAGTTCCAGCGGGAGCCGCCCGGGGTGCGAGAACGCGTAACAGATGGGGATCCGCATGTCGGGGACCCCCATCTGCGCCATCACGCTCCCGTCGCGGAACTCCACCATCGAGTGGACCACCGATTGGGGGTGGATCACCACGTCGATCCGCGAGGGGGGGAGGCCGAACAGCCACGTCGCCTCGATCACCTCGAGCCCCTTGTTCATGAGGGTGGCGGAGTCCACGGAGATCTTCGCCCCCATCCGCCACGTGGGGTGCCCGAGCGCCTGCGCCACGGTGGCCGACCGCATCCGCGCGACGGTGTGGGTGCGGAACGGGCCGCCGGAGGCGGTGAGGAGGATCCGGAGGATCTCGTCCCGGTGGTGACCCGCGATCGCCTGGAAGACGGCGGAGTGCTCGCTGTCGACGGGGAGGATTTCCGCCTTCCCCCGCCGCGCCGCGGCGGTCACGAACTTCCCGGCCATCACGAGAAGCTCCTTGTTCGCCAGGGCGATCCGCTTCCCCTTTTCCGCGGCGGCGATGACCGGACGGATCGAGGAGATCCCGGACGCCGCGGCGAGAACGATGTCGACGTTCCCCGCGCACGCCGCCTCCCGCATCCCCTCTTCCCCGAAGAGGAGGCGCGTTCCCCGCGGAAGTTCCTTCCGGAGATCCGCCCCGTTCCCCTCGGAGAGGCAGACGACGTCGGGGTGGAAGGCGTGGGCGAGGGCCGCCAGGGCGCGGGCATTCGATCCCGCGCAGAGCGCGGTCGCCCGGAAACGGCGGGGGAACCGGGAGATGACGTCCAGCGCGTTCCGGCCGACGGAGCCGGTGGCGC
This window harbors:
- the rseP gene encoding RIP metalloprotease RseP produces the protein MSHIIHFLSMIVPFIVVLGILIFVHEFGHFIVARKLGVGVTKFSFGFGPKLAGFQRGETEYLLSAVPLGGYVKLVGESEEEEVPPEQLARSFQRKPVWVKMAIVAAGPLGNLVFAILVFWAVFLGGVPSLTTRIGDIAPDTPASRAGLLKGDVVLRIDGAAVATWEDLAAKIRTGSSGSPLRITVKRDGSETTIPVAPEMREGHTVFGEKVSEPKIGIVAGQEVVYRRIGPGEAFVRAGQETGKLIYLTVMTVVKLVTRVLPSDTLGGPILIAQIAGDQARQGISPFAYFLGLLSVNLGILNLLPIPILDGGHLLFFSVEGLTRKPISPQVRTLAHQVGLALILILTALVFYNDIARLLSR
- the dxr gene encoding 1-deoxy-D-xylulose-5-phosphate reductoisomerase; its protein translation is MSRLGVAVLGATGSVGRNALDVISRFPRRFRATALCAGSNARALAALAHAFHPDVVCLSEGNGADLRKELPRGTRLLFGEEGMREAACAGNVDIVLAAASGISSIRPVIAAAEKGKRIALANKELLVMAGKFVTAAARRGKAEILPVDSEHSAVFQAIAGHHRDEILRILLTASGGPFRTHTVARMRSATVAQALGHPTWRMGAKISVDSATLMNKGLEVIEATWLFGLPPSRIDVVIHPQSVVHSMVEFRDGSVMAQMGVPDMRIPICYAFSHPGRLPLELSRLRPHRMEGLVFERPDRKRFPALRIAYAAASMGGSAPAVLSGANEEAVRAFLSGQIAFTDIVRVVDRVLSAWSAPFTARTLQEVLAADAQARRDAQNQLSRHRRRRPS